GCCCAGTCCGGCGTTCGGATCGTGTCGAACTCGTCGGGGTCGCGGAACCGAACGTGGTAGTAGTCGTCTCCCTTCTCGACCTCCTCGACGGATGGCGTGTCGGCCATGTCTCCCCGTGGGTGCGCCAGGACGGAAAAGGGTCCGCAGGCGATCGCAAGGGCGATCGGCGCTCCGCGTTCCGCTCGCGTCGAACGCTACGAGAGCGCGTCGTCGAGCACCTCGCGCACCTCGCGCCGGAACCGCTCGCGGCCGAAGCGTCGCTCCACGGACGCCGGGTCCGGACGGAGGTCCGCCCGGAGGTCCGGCGAGGAGAGGACGCGGTCGATCGTCTCGATCGCGTCCTCGACGGTGTGGTAGGTGAGGTGCGCCCGCCGGTCGACGATGTCGCGCTGTCCGCCGTTGTCGGGGACGAACGGGAGCGCGCCGCCGGCGACGAGTTCGGCGACGGCCATCCCGAAGTGCTCGTGGCGCTTCGCGTGGAGCCCGTAGCGGTGCGTGCACACGAGTTCGACGAGCCGTTCGCGCGGGAGTTCCCCCTCGATCGAGACGTGCGGCCGGTCGGCGGCGAGGGAGGCGAGGCGCTCGCGGTACCCCTCGTCGTACGCCGGGCCGACGAGGTGGAGGTGCACGTCGTGGCCCCGCTCGCGCACCCCGTCGACGACGGCGATGACGTCCTCCAGGTTCTTGTAGGGGGCGAGCCGACCGATCGTCACGAACCCCTCCTCGCGCTCCTCCCACGGGCGCGGGTCGAACCCGTGCGTGTCGACCGGCGGGTGGACCACCTCGGGGCGCGCGCCGTAGGCGTCCTGCACGACGTCCGCCATCCACGAGGAGTTGGTGAGGAGGCGACTCCCCCTGATGGTCTCGGCGTCGTACCCGCCCACTCGGTAGGAGAGGCGGTCGTAGGCGTGGTCGACGAAGCTGTCCTCGCCGACGCGCTTCGAGACGACGAGCCGCGCGAACCGGGGCGTGTGGACGTACTGGACGAGCGGGCCGGGGACGCTCAGCTCGTTGTCCGTGCCGACGGTGGCGTCGAACCGCCCCGCGTGACGGGCGACGAACCGGTTGAGGAGGGCGTTCCGGAGGTTGTACAGCGTGACGCCGGTCGCGTCCTCGAGCGCGTCGAGTACTCGCTTCGAGCGGCGCGGTCGGCGGACGGCGACGTCCGCCACGTCGGTCCGGTAGTACTCGTTCAACTCGTCGAAGTCGGGGCGGGTCACGGTGAACAGCGTCACGTCGTGGTTCGAGAGGGCCTCGAGGACGTTCATGCACACCGCC
The window above is part of the Halomarina pelagica genome. Proteins encoded here:
- a CDS encoding glycosyltransferase family 4 protein, coding for MARIAVAHVDLTAKGGGEAVCMNVLEALSNHDVTLFTVTRPDFDELNEYYRTDVADVAVRRPRRSKRVLDALEDATGVTLYNLRNALLNRFVARHAGRFDATVGTDNELSVPGPLVQYVHTPRFARLVVSKRVGEDSFVDHAYDRLSYRVGGYDAETIRGSRLLTNSSWMADVVQDAYGARPEVVHPPVDTHGFDPRPWEEREEGFVTIGRLAPYKNLEDVIAVVDGVRERGHDVHLHLVGPAYDEGYRERLASLAADRPHVSIEGELPRERLVELVCTHRYGLHAKRHEHFGMAVAELVAGGALPFVPDNGGQRDIVDRRAHLTYHTVEDAIETIDRVLSSPDLRADLRPDPASVERRFGRERFRREVREVLDDALS